Proteins found in one Kangiella sediminilitoris genomic segment:
- a CDS encoding glutamate-5-semialdehyde dehydrogenase — protein sequence MNMKEKTFEDQEQQELYELTLRAKEAAKTLATLTSSQKNDVLAAMAKQLKANQAQILEANKKDIDYAKENDLSDAMVDRLLLDEERVDGMVAALENVMALADPVGEMGPSSLRPNGIRVAKMRIPLGVVLMIYEARPNVAVEAAALTLKSGNVVILRGGKEAWHSNNAIIDCWHQAIEACGFSKEMVCIVPSQSHSAVNHLLQFRDTIDLVIPRGGERLIQAVTDNSKIPVIQHFKGVCHLYVDKYADLDKAEKLLKDGKVSRPGVCNALESLVIHKDIADEFLERVNALGNEFGIQFKADKDSASKLDNAEVASEEDYHNEYLSLAMSVKQVDSYEAAVEHIQNHSSSHTEVIVTKDIDRGNEFVKRINSSVVMVNASSRFSDGGELGLGAEIGISTSKLHAYGPMGLVQLTTEKYVVTGQGQAKHY from the coding sequence ATGAATATGAAAGAGAAAACATTTGAAGACCAAGAACAGCAAGAGCTATATGAGTTAACGCTTCGTGCTAAAGAAGCGGCAAAAACTCTTGCTACATTAACCAGTAGCCAAAAGAATGATGTGCTGGCTGCGATGGCTAAACAGCTCAAAGCAAATCAAGCACAGATTCTTGAAGCGAACAAAAAAGATATTGATTACGCGAAAGAAAACGATTTATCAGATGCAATGGTCGACCGTCTTCTATTAGACGAAGAACGTGTAGACGGTATGGTCGCTGCACTGGAAAACGTTATGGCCTTGGCTGACCCTGTTGGTGAAATGGGCCCAAGCTCTTTGCGCCCTAACGGCATCCGTGTCGCTAAAATGCGTATTCCACTTGGCGTTGTGCTGATGATTTATGAAGCACGCCCAAACGTGGCGGTAGAAGCAGCAGCACTGACGCTTAAATCAGGTAACGTGGTTATTCTGCGTGGTGGTAAAGAAGCATGGCACTCAAACAACGCCATTATCGACTGCTGGCACCAAGCGATTGAAGCTTGTGGCTTCAGTAAAGAAATGGTCTGCATCGTGCCTTCACAAAGCCACTCAGCTGTGAACCATCTGCTTCAGTTCCGTGACACCATTGATCTTGTCATCCCACGTGGTGGCGAGCGCTTGATTCAAGCGGTAACGGATAACAGTAAAATTCCAGTAATTCAGCACTTTAAAGGCGTATGTCACTTATACGTTGATAAGTATGCTGACTTGGATAAAGCAGAGAAGCTACTGAAAGACGGTAAAGTATCGCGTCCGGGCGTGTGTAATGCACTAGAAAGCCTGGTGATACACAAAGACATTGCTGACGAATTCCTGGAGCGTGTGAACGCTCTTGGCAACGAATTCGGCATTCAGTTTAAAGCAGATAAAGACTCTGCCAGCAAACTCGACAATGCAGAAGTAGCTAGCGAAGAAGATTACCACAATGAATACTTAAGCCTGGCGATGAGCGTGAAGCAAGTAGACAGCTATGAAGCTGCTGTTGAACACATTCAGAACCACAGCTCAAGCCATACTGAAGTTATCGTAACCAAAGATATTGACCGTGGTAACGAGTTCGTTAAACGCATCAATTCGTCTGTTGTGATGGTAAACGCTTCATCACGCTTCTCAGACGGTGGCGAGCTGGGTCTAGGCGCAGAGATTGGTATCTCAACCAGTAAACTTCACGCCTATGGTCCAATGGGTCTTGTACAACTGACTACTGAAAAATATGTGGTAACAGGTCAAGGCCAAGCGAAGCACTATTAA
- the proB gene encoding glutamate 5-kinase, translated as MLEHIEFGNYNNIVVKVGSALIAPDGHSCSAEYCLPIAHFVRKCRKAGKQVTLVSSGAVAAGFNLLKPDYDKLTRKEKQPLAAVGQSMVVAHWQRFFDDVVAQVLLTSADIKNPERAQNARNTFKTLEELGALPIVNENDTVATEELTVGDNDNLVAQVAKLTNADLLIICSDIDGVYDDNPKTNPDAELVNQFEGISEEALAMGKQSTSAQGTGGMRTKLKAAKFASENGIDTIICNGTNESYMRLFNNQNPGTLVRNTAQDEEANVA; from the coding sequence ATGCTCGAACATATTGAATTTGGTAATTACAACAACATCGTCGTTAAAGTTGGATCAGCGCTTATCGCGCCTGATGGTCATTCATGCTCTGCGGAGTATTGCTTGCCTATCGCCCACTTTGTCAGAAAATGTCGTAAAGCAGGGAAACAAGTTACATTAGTTTCTTCTGGTGCGGTAGCAGCAGGTTTCAACTTGCTTAAACCAGACTACGATAAATTAACTCGTAAAGAAAAGCAGCCGCTAGCCGCTGTCGGCCAATCAATGGTCGTTGCACACTGGCAGCGTTTCTTTGATGATGTTGTGGCCCAGGTATTACTGACTTCAGCCGATATTAAAAATCCTGAGCGCGCACAGAACGCACGCAACACATTCAAAACACTAGAAGAACTTGGCGCACTGCCGATTGTTAATGAGAACGATACGGTAGCGACTGAAGAGTTAACGGTTGGTGACAACGATAACCTCGTTGCACAGGTTGCAAAATTAACTAACGCTGATCTATTGATCATCTGTAGTGATATTGACGGTGTCTACGACGACAACCCGAAAACCAACCCTGACGCTGAGTTAGTGAATCAATTTGAAGGCATTAGCGAAGAAGCCTTAGCAATGGGTAAGCAAAGCACAAGTGCACAAGGTACTGGTGGTATGCGTACCAAGCTGAAAGCTGCGAAATTTGCCTCGGAAAATGGTATTGATACGATTATCTGTAACGGTACAAACGAAAGTTACATGCGTCTATTCAATAACCAGAACCCAGGTACTTTAGTTCGCAACACAGCTCAAGATGAAGAAGCAAACGTTGCTTAG
- the proB gene encoding glutamate 5-kinase — translation MNEFDFTKYKNIVVKVGSALIAPDGHSCSARYCLPIANFIKKCQELGKTITLVSSGAVAAGYNTLRPSEEDLSTVERQALAAIGQSKVINHWQQFFDQPVAQVLLTAADIQNPTRSVNAKKTISTLHQHRVIPIVNENDTVAIEELMIGDNDNLAAKVAALTGADLLIICSDVDGLFTENPHLAPEAKLLHRVENITPDIMQMGKCSHNPQARGGMQTKLEAALIADNHGIDTIICNGRKEAYCRLLSNNNAGTWIGINNQFDSVTTR, via the coding sequence ATGAACGAATTTGATTTCACAAAGTACAAGAACATTGTTGTAAAAGTAGGATCAGCCCTAATTGCACCTGATGGTCATTCATGTTCGGCGCGGTATTGCCTACCGATCGCAAACTTCATCAAAAAATGCCAGGAGCTTGGGAAAACCATAACCCTGGTAAGCTCGGGGGCAGTGGCAGCGGGTTATAATACTTTACGTCCTTCAGAGGAAGACTTATCAACGGTCGAAAGACAGGCACTTGCCGCAATTGGTCAGTCAAAAGTCATAAACCACTGGCAACAATTTTTTGATCAGCCTGTCGCACAGGTATTACTGACTGCCGCTGATATTCAAAACCCTACTCGATCCGTTAACGCAAAGAAAACGATTTCCACACTTCACCAACACCGGGTCATCCCTATTGTTAACGAAAATGATACTGTAGCTATTGAGGAACTTATGATAGGTGACAATGATAATCTCGCAGCAAAAGTGGCAGCATTGACTGGAGCAGATTTATTAATTATTTGCAGTGATGTTGATGGATTATTTACTGAAAACCCACACCTTGCCCCCGAAGCGAAATTATTGCATCGAGTGGAAAATATTACACCGGATATAATGCAGATGGGAAAATGTAGTCATAACCCGCAGGCACGCGGCGGAATGCAGACTAAACTCGAAGCAGCCTTAATTGCCGATAATCATGGCATAGATACCATTATCTGTAATGGTCGTAAGGAAGCTTATTGCCGTTTATTGTCCAATAATAATGCAGGAACCTGGATTGGTATTAATAACCAATTTGATAGTGTTACAACACGATAG
- a CDS encoding prolyl oligopeptidase family serine peptidase, with protein sequence MNKKLITGLALASMTSMGVMAKTMSEEPKSNDPYIWLEEVEGKKALEWVEKNNEKSLGYLQSKPLYKELYAKNLEVYNSDERIPYVSQMGDFFYNFWRDDENPRGLWRRTTLEEYKKENPEWEIVLNLDELAEKEDENWVYKGTNCLYPDYDRCLINLSRGGADATVVREFDMNKKSFVEDGFQLPEAKSSLSWIDKDTLYVGTDFGKGSMTDSGYPRVVKVWERGQPLEKAKTVFEGEKDNVWNAGMVIHDGDEKYQIIYQGIDFYSSDIYMSTDHGLVKMDRPKDSDFSGIINGQLLLELKSDWTIGDKTYKQASLLSISIDDFMAGKKTFTEVLVPDSRTSIASVSMTKDHVLVTTLKDVSSELYRYTYNDGEWSHEQIDMPELGTLSVTGTSDEHNNFFINYQNFLTPSSLYYFDAEKESTAVLKSLPEFFDASPYKVEQHFAEAKDGTKIPYFLIMAKDTVLDGKNPTLLFGYGGFEVSLRPSYSATVGIDWLEQGGVYALANIRGGGEYGPAWHQAALKENRHIAFSDFIRVAEDLIERKVTSKNKLGIRGGSNGGLLVGTVATMRPDLYEAVVCQVPLLDMKRFNKLLAGASWMGEYGNPDNEDEWNYIKTYSPYHNVDEDTEYPKIFFTTSTRDDRVHPGHARKMVAKMTDQGHDLLYYENTEGGHGGAANNEQSAKLNALVYTYLADQLMD encoded by the coding sequence ATGAATAAGAAACTGATCACTGGGTTAGCGCTAGCCTCGATGACATCCATGGGAGTGATGGCGAAAACTATGTCTGAAGAACCTAAAAGTAATGATCCTTATATCTGGCTTGAAGAGGTTGAGGGTAAAAAAGCACTTGAATGGGTTGAAAAAAATAATGAGAAGTCATTAGGGTACCTCCAGTCAAAGCCTCTTTATAAAGAGCTATATGCTAAAAATCTTGAAGTCTATAACTCCGATGAACGTATTCCGTATGTCAGCCAGATGGGTGACTTCTTTTATAATTTCTGGCGTGATGATGAAAACCCTCGCGGCCTATGGCGTAGAACCACTCTTGAAGAATATAAGAAAGAGAATCCTGAGTGGGAGATCGTACTTAATCTAGATGAACTGGCAGAAAAAGAAGATGAAAACTGGGTATATAAAGGCACTAACTGCCTCTACCCAGATTATGATCGCTGTTTAATCAACCTGTCACGCGGCGGAGCTGATGCAACGGTTGTTCGTGAATTTGACATGAATAAAAAGTCATTTGTTGAAGACGGGTTTCAGCTACCAGAAGCAAAAAGCAGCTTAAGCTGGATCGATAAAGATACACTTTATGTCGGAACAGATTTTGGTAAAGGCAGTATGACTGACTCAGGCTATCCACGAGTAGTCAAAGTATGGGAGCGAGGCCAGCCTCTAGAAAAAGCCAAGACAGTATTCGAAGGTGAAAAAGACAACGTATGGAACGCTGGAATGGTCATTCACGACGGCGACGAAAAATATCAAATTATATATCAAGGCATCGACTTCTATAGCTCCGATATATATATGTCGACAGACCACGGACTTGTAAAGATGGACCGCCCTAAGGACAGTGACTTTAGTGGAATTATCAACGGGCAATTATTGCTGGAGCTCAAATCAGACTGGACTATCGGTGACAAAACCTACAAGCAAGCCTCTCTTCTTTCTATTTCCATAGATGACTTTATGGCAGGTAAAAAGACATTTACCGAAGTCCTGGTGCCTGATTCTCGTACGTCTATTGCAAGTGTTAGCATGACTAAAGACCATGTACTGGTTACAACATTAAAAGACGTAAGTAGTGAGCTTTATCGTTATACCTATAATGATGGCGAATGGTCCCATGAGCAGATAGATATGCCTGAACTGGGCACATTGTCTGTCACTGGAACTAGCGATGAGCATAATAATTTTTTCATTAATTACCAGAACTTCCTTACTCCAAGTAGTCTTTACTACTTTGATGCTGAGAAAGAATCTACAGCAGTACTGAAAAGTCTGCCTGAGTTCTTCGATGCGTCACCCTACAAGGTAGAGCAGCATTTTGCCGAAGCAAAAGACGGTACCAAGATACCTTACTTCCTGATCATGGCAAAAGATACGGTACTTGATGGTAAAAATCCTACTTTGCTGTTTGGATATGGTGGATTTGAAGTATCGTTACGTCCTAGTTATTCAGCGACAGTTGGCATCGATTGGCTGGAGCAAGGCGGCGTTTACGCCCTGGCTAACATACGTGGTGGTGGTGAATACGGCCCTGCATGGCATCAAGCGGCACTCAAAGAGAATAGACACATTGCCTTTTCTGATTTTATTCGTGTCGCGGAAGATCTTATAGAACGTAAAGTAACTTCAAAAAATAAACTGGGCATCAGAGGTGGCAGTAATGGCGGTCTTTTAGTTGGAACTGTAGCAACGATGCGTCCTGACCTCTATGAAGCCGTTGTGTGTCAGGTTCCTTTATTGGATATGAAGCGTTTTAATAAGCTACTTGCCGGAGCGAGCTGGATGGGTGAATACGGCAACCCAGATAATGAAGACGAGTGGAACTACATTAAAACCTACTCTCCTTATCATAATGTAGATGAGGATACGGAATATCCAAAAATATTCTTTACTACATCCACACGTGATGATCGGGTTCACCCGGGACATGCTCGAAAAATGGTCGCCAAAATGACCGACCAGGGTCATGACCTACTATATTATGAAAACACAGAGGGGGGTCATGGTGGCGCAGCCAATAACGAGCAATCAGCCAAGTTAAATGCATTGGTTTATACTTATCTCGCTGACCAGCTTATGGATTAA
- a CDS encoding 2-oxo acid dehydrogenase subunit E2: MKQFNLPDLGEGLPDAEIVRWLVKEGDTVAIDQPMVEMETAKAVVEVPSPFAGRIAKLHGQEGDVINTGDLLVSFGDGAVADEDEAPAEEAPAETNEAEASAEVSSDDIVGDTFMLPDLGEGLPDAEIVRWLVKEGDTVTVDQPMVEMETAKAVVEVPSPFAAKVSKLYGQPGDVINTGDPLVEFGGSGKSSAPKKEESGEEKRADSGTVVGAVEVGNNVVAETTNSVVKALARKLKVDLTQVSGTGKDGAITQKDVREAAKNGTGSAKAAKAAPQPESGFDTSNPLAYKASPAVRALARKLGVDLGNCQASGRKGSITRDDVEQASKGGGSAPAATSQAQAKASSTPSSTGGLPTLNVEVKPESVRGVRRAMAMGMAHSHSTVVPTSLVEDVDISAWPKGTDSLARYVRALVVAAKAVPAVNAWFDGEKFERLLHPNVNVGIAVDSGDGLYVPVVHNADRMSMADVRANVQELRQKIESKSLKQEDQQNATITLSNFGSIAGRYGTPVVSPPQVAILGTGRFRNELKLTDKGIVNAKMLPLSLTFDHRACTGGEAARFLAAVMEDLQKAQ; encoded by the coding sequence ATGAAACAGTTCAATTTACCCGATTTAGGTGAAGGTTTACCGGATGCGGAAATCGTTCGCTGGTTAGTAAAGGAAGGCGATACTGTTGCTATAGACCAACCAATGGTAGAAATGGAAACCGCCAAAGCCGTGGTTGAAGTACCCTCTCCTTTTGCTGGCCGAATAGCTAAACTACACGGACAGGAAGGTGATGTCATCAATACCGGTGATTTGCTGGTTTCTTTCGGTGATGGCGCAGTCGCAGATGAAGATGAGGCTCCAGCTGAAGAAGCTCCAGCAGAAACCAATGAAGCTGAAGCATCAGCAGAAGTCTCATCCGACGATATTGTTGGTGATACTTTTATGCTTCCTGATCTTGGTGAAGGTTTACCGGATGCAGAAATCGTTCGCTGGTTAGTTAAAGAAGGCGATACAGTCACTGTAGATCAACCTATGGTTGAGATGGAAACGGCAAAAGCAGTGGTCGAAGTGCCCTCGCCTTTTGCTGCAAAAGTTTCCAAGCTATATGGTCAGCCAGGTGATGTTATTAATACTGGCGATCCACTGGTGGAATTTGGCGGCAGCGGAAAATCATCGGCCCCTAAGAAAGAAGAGTCTGGTGAAGAAAAGCGTGCTGATAGCGGTACGGTAGTTGGTGCAGTTGAAGTTGGTAACAACGTTGTTGCTGAAACCACAAATTCAGTAGTCAAAGCACTGGCACGTAAATTAAAAGTAGATCTGACCCAGGTCTCAGGTACTGGTAAAGATGGCGCTATTACGCAAAAAGACGTGCGTGAAGCAGCCAAAAACGGTACTGGTTCTGCAAAAGCAGCAAAGGCTGCGCCGCAACCAGAGTCAGGCTTCGATACAAGCAATCCACTGGCTTATAAAGCTTCTCCAGCGGTTAGAGCACTGGCACGTAAACTGGGTGTTGACCTGGGTAACTGCCAAGCTTCTGGTCGCAAAGGCTCAATCACACGTGATGATGTTGAGCAGGCATCAAAAGGTGGTGGCTCAGCTCCAGCAGCGACTAGCCAAGCACAAGCAAAAGCTTCTTCAACACCTTCCAGCACTGGTGGCCTTCCAACATTGAATGTGGAAGTAAAACCAGAAAGTGTTCGTGGTGTTCGTCGTGCAATGGCAATGGGTATGGCCCATTCACATTCAACAGTCGTACCAACCAGCCTGGTTGAAGATGTTGATATCTCGGCATGGCCAAAAGGTACTGACTCTCTTGCTCGTTACGTTAGAGCGTTGGTTGTTGCAGCAAAAGCTGTACCAGCAGTTAACGCCTGGTTTGACGGTGAGAAGTTCGAGCGTCTATTGCACCCTAATGTCAATGTAGGTATCGCGGTAGATTCTGGCGATGGATTGTATGTGCCTGTGGTGCATAATGCAGACCGTATGAGCATGGCAGATGTCCGTGCCAACGTTCAGGAGCTTCGTCAGAAAATTGAATCAAAATCGTTAAAGCAGGAAGATCAGCAAAACGCTACGATTACCCTGTCTAACTTTGGTTCAATTGCTGGTCGATACGGCACGCCAGTAGTATCACCACCACAGGTTGCAATCCTGGGTACTGGCCGCTTCCGTAATGAATTGAAGTTAACTGATAAGGGAATTGTAAACGCTAAAATGCTTCCATTATCACTGACTTTTGATCACCGTGCCTGTACAGGCGGTGAAGCAGCCCGATTCCTTGCAGCTGTAATGGAAGACCTGCAGAAAGCTCAGTAA